GACGGCGTACGCGAACCTGCCGGTCGCGCTGCAGGCCCTCGTCGACCGGCTGTGGGCGGTACACAGCAATGTGTACGACTACGCCGGCCACAAGGACGAGAGCCGGATCGGCGGTGTCGACGTGAAGGTCGAGGAGCATCGCAAGCAGTTCGTCTCCAAGCTGTTCGAGACCGAGCACCCGGTGGTGCGCATCCACCCCGAGACGGGCGAGCGCTCGCTCGTACTCGGTCATTTCGTCCGCCGGTTCGTCGGACTCAGCAGCACCGAGACGACCGCACTGTTCCAGCTTCTGCAGAACCGGGTGACGAACCTCGACAACACCGTCCGCTGGCAGTGGCAGCCGGGCGACCTGGCGATCTGGGACAACCGCGCGACGCAGCACTACGGGGTCGCCGACTACGACGACCAGCCCCGCCGGCTGCACCGGATCACGCTCGCCGGCGACGTACCGGTGAGCGTGGACGGCGTCCGCAGTACGCCGCGAACGGGCGACGCATCGCACTTCTCCGCACTTGACAGCTGAAGACACGTTGTCCGAGCACTTGACATTCGGATCGGTTTTGTAAACCCTCATCGGCATGGACTCGTTTGCCGATCGAACCAAACGCCGGCTGCGCGACGAGTTGCTGGACGCTGCACAGGACGCCATCGAAACAGGTGGGTACGACGGGCTACGGATGGCCGAGGTGGCTCGTCGTACCGGGGTGTCCCGGCAGACCGTCTACAACGAGTTCGGCGACAAGTGGGGCGTACTGGAGGCCGTCGCGGCACGCGAGACCGAGCGGTTCCTGCTGGATGTGAATGCGGCGCTCGCCGAGCAGTCCGACCCGATCGACGGCCTCCGGGCCGCGGTCGAGCGGGCGCTCACGCTGGCCGGGGACAACCCGCTGGTCAAGGCGGCGCTGGGCCAGCCGGGATCGGACCAGGCCAGTCAGCTGCTGACGACACGGGGGCAGCAGGTGCTGGAACTGGCACACCTTCGGCTGGATGCCCATGTCAGAGAGCACTGGCCGGAGGTTCCCGCAGAGGACGCGACCAGCTGCGTCGACGTCGCCTTGCGCGTCGTCATCAGCCACATCGTCACCCCGGGCCCTCCCCCGGCGGTGGTGGCGGCGCAGCTGGCTCGCGTCCTCTCGCCCTTCCTCGCCGAGTCTCGGAGGCTGCACGTATGAACGAGCTGCACAGACAGGGCTTCACCTCGCTCCGAGCCGGTGGGCTGAACTGGGACGCGTTGCCGCTGCGGCTGTTCGACAAGGGCAATCGCAAGTTCTGGAACCCGCGCGACATCGACTTCAGCCAGGACGCCAAGGACTGGCAGGAGCTGGGCGACAACGACAAGGACAACGCGTTGCTGCTCTGCTCGCAGTTCATCGCGGGCGAGGAGGCGGTGACCGAGGACCTGCAGCCGTTCCTGCAGGCGATGGCCGCCGAGGGGCGGTTCGGCGACGAGATGTACCTGACCCAGTTCTGCTTCGAGGAGGCCAAGCACACCGCGGTCTTCCGGCTCTGGCTGGACGCCGTCGGCGTCACCGAGGACCTGCACCGGTACGTCGAGAACAACCCGGGCTACCGCGCGATCTTCTACGAGGCGCTGCCCGTCGCGCTCAAGTCGCTCGCCGACGACCCGTCACCGGCGAACCAGGTCAAAGCCTCCGTGACCTACAACCATGTGGTGGAAGGGACTCTGGCCCTCACCGGGTACCACGCGTGGAACC
This Kribbella sp. NBC_00482 DNA region includes the following protein-coding sequences:
- a CDS encoding TetR family transcriptional regulator, with protein sequence MDSFADRTKRRLRDELLDAAQDAIETGGYDGLRMAEVARRTGVSRQTVYNEFGDKWGVLEAVAARETERFLLDVNAALAEQSDPIDGLRAAVERALTLAGDNPLVKAALGQPGSDQASQLLTTRGQQVLELAHLRLDAHVREHWPEVPAEDATSCVDVALRVVISHIVTPGPPPAVVAAQLARVLSPFLAESRRLHV
- a CDS encoding TauD/TfdA dioxygenase family protein produces the protein MTTQLEAPEITVAKAGGAIGAVIGNVELGGDLAPETVAAIRQALLDHKVIFFRDQHHLDDAGQLAFAKLLGTPTLAHPTSKSLDGTTEVLPIDSDYGKANSWHTDVTFVDRIPAISILRAVTLPAYGGATTWANTVTAYANLPVALQALVDRLWAVHSNVYDYAGHKDESRIGGVDVKVEEHRKQFVSKLFETEHPVVRIHPETGERSLVLGHFVRRFVGLSSTETTALFQLLQNRVTNLDNTVRWQWQPGDLAIWDNRATQHYGVADYDDQPRRLHRITLAGDVPVSVDGVRSTPRTGDASHFSALDS
- a CDS encoding R2-like ligand-binding oxidase, translating into MNELHRQGFTSLRAGGLNWDALPLRLFDKGNRKFWNPRDIDFSQDAKDWQELGDNDKDNALLLCSQFIAGEEAVTEDLQPFLQAMAAEGRFGDEMYLTQFCFEEAKHTAVFRLWLDAVGVTEDLHRYVENNPGYRAIFYEALPVALKSLADDPSPANQVKASVTYNHVVEGTLALTGYHAWNLLCTARGVLPGMQELIRRIGDDERRHMAWGTFTCRRHVAGDASNWKVVTDTMEELLPHALTQIQWAMDNSPELPPEINPTALMTYAGDRATRRLGAIESAVGADVAGIDLDYSPEKLEDDFGDEDSAALAAVR